A stretch of Sphingomonas sp. JUb134 DNA encodes these proteins:
- the ribB gene encoding 3,4-dihydroxy-2-butanone-4-phosphate synthase, producing MALPEPGSLEPARLRHGFLSSPEEIIDEARNGRMFILVDDEDRENEGDLVIPAQMATPEKINFMVTHGRGLVCLALSKPRVEELGLELMSRNNGTRHETAFTVSIEAKEGVSTGISAADRARTIAVAVDSTKGAADIVTPGHVFPLIARDGGVLVRAGHTEAAVDVARLAGLNPAGVICEIMNEDGTMSRLDDLVGFAQLHGLKIGTIRDLIAYRRRHDHLVEKRAESRFTSRWGGEWTAMTFWNKATGSEQVALVKGRIDPTKPTLVRMHAMSPFADIFGETGRRAELLSRSMEIIGEEGAGVIVVINKPRLDQFTVAMQARTGELAPTDMDQLRDYGVGAMILNELGVAEMVLLTNTHHTLVGLDGYGLSIVGERPIDTER from the coding sequence ATGGCGCTGCCTGAACCCGGCTCCCTGGAACCCGCGCGGCTCCGCCACGGCTTCCTCTCCTCGCCCGAGGAGATCATCGACGAGGCGCGCAACGGGCGCATGTTCATCCTGGTCGACGACGAGGACCGGGAGAATGAAGGCGACCTGGTGATCCCGGCGCAGATGGCGACGCCGGAGAAGATCAACTTCATGGTGACGCACGGCCGTGGCCTCGTCTGCCTGGCGCTGTCGAAGCCGCGGGTCGAGGAACTCGGCCTGGAGCTGATGAGCCGCAACAACGGCACCCGGCACGAGACCGCCTTCACCGTCTCGATCGAGGCGAAGGAAGGGGTGAGCACCGGCATTTCCGCGGCCGATCGTGCGCGCACCATCGCGGTGGCGGTCGATTCGACCAAGGGCGCGGCCGACATCGTCACCCCGGGCCATGTCTTCCCGCTCATCGCGCGCGACGGCGGCGTGCTGGTGCGCGCCGGCCATACCGAGGCGGCGGTCGACGTGGCGCGGCTCGCCGGGCTCAATCCCGCGGGCGTGATCTGCGAGATCATGAACGAGGATGGCACCATGTCGCGCCTGGACGACCTTGTCGGCTTCGCGCAGCTGCACGGCCTCAAGATCGGGACCATCCGCGACCTGATCGCCTATCGCCGCCGCCATGACCATCTGGTCGAGAAGCGGGCGGAAAGCCGCTTCACCAGCCGCTGGGGCGGCGAGTGGACGGCGATGACCTTCTGGAACAAGGCGACCGGCAGCGAGCAGGTCGCGCTGGTGAAGGGCCGCATCGACCCCACCAAACCCACCCTCGTCCGCATGCACGCGATGTCGCCCTTCGCCGACATCTTCGGCGAGACGGGGCGCCGCGCGGAGCTGCTCAGCCGGTCGATGGAGATCATCGGCGAGGAAGGTGCGGGCGTGATCGTGGTGATCAACAAGCCGCGGCTCGACCAGTTCACCGTTGCCATGCAGGCGCGCACCGGCGAGCTTGCGCCCACCGACATGGACCAGCTGCGCGACTATGGCGTAGGCGCCATGATCCTCAACGAACTGGGCGTCGCCGAAATGGTGCTGCTCACCAACACCCATCACACCCTCGTCGGGCTCGACGGCTATGGCCTGTCGATCGTCGGCGAGCGTCCCATCGACACGGAGCGCTGA
- the ribH gene encoding 6,7-dimethyl-8-ribityllumazine synthase, producing the protein MARILIVEARFYDHLNDLLLDGARTALQEAGQDYEIVTVPGALEIPGAVAMAAETGQFDAYVALGVVIRGETYHFEIVANESARGLMALAMDGLPIGNGILTVENEAQALARADRNDKDKGGEAAKAALAMLALRQRFA; encoded by the coding sequence ATGGCCCGCATCTTGATCGTCGAAGCGCGCTTCTACGACCACCTCAACGACCTGCTGCTCGACGGCGCGCGCACCGCGCTGCAGGAGGCAGGGCAGGATTACGAGATCGTCACCGTGCCGGGCGCGCTGGAGATCCCGGGCGCGGTGGCGATGGCGGCCGAGACGGGCCAGTTCGACGCCTATGTCGCGCTGGGCGTGGTGATCCGCGGCGAGACCTATCATTTCGAGATCGTCGCCAACGAAAGCGCGCGCGGGCTGATGGCGCTGGCGATGGACGGCCTGCCGATCGGCAACGGCATCCTGACCGTCGAGAACGAGGCGCAGGCGCTGGCCCGCGCCGATCGCAACGACAAGGACAAGGGCGGGGAAGCCGCCAAGGCGGCGCTCGCCATGCTGGCGCTGCGCCAGCGCTTCGCCTGA
- a CDS encoding DMT family transporter, with product MTSESRGMGLAAAVVANLTLAMGPWLVRLAETGPVAAGFWRLALAMPALLAWSAIANPGALRRGLAFWPVLLVAGLAFAADLATWNVSIHRTTLANATLFANSATLIYPVYGFLIARAWPSRPQVAALLLAMVGGGMLLGRSAELSHAHLVGDLLALFAGLAYAVYFIGMARVRAAVPPMPALALSGVATMAPLLVLAIGLGERLVPLDVAGWGPLIGLALVSQVFGQGLMIYALGRLPPLVIGITLLLQPIVAGGIGWAVYGERPGIPDLIGALLVAAALVLVRREPKVAPAAGQTRSVA from the coding sequence ATGACGTCGGAGAGCCGCGGAATGGGGCTGGCGGCCGCGGTGGTCGCCAACCTGACGCTGGCGATGGGCCCGTGGCTGGTGCGACTGGCCGAGACCGGGCCGGTCGCCGCCGGCTTCTGGCGGCTGGCGCTGGCGATGCCGGCGCTGCTCGCCTGGTCGGCGATCGCCAATCCCGGGGCGTTGCGGCGGGGGCTCGCCTTCTGGCCGGTGCTGCTGGTGGCGGGGCTCGCCTTTGCCGCGGACCTCGCGACGTGGAACGTGAGCATCCACCGCACGACGCTCGCCAACGCGACGCTGTTCGCCAATTCGGCGACGCTGATTTACCCCGTCTATGGCTTCCTGATCGCGCGCGCCTGGCCGAGCCGACCGCAGGTCGCAGCGCTGCTGCTGGCGATGGTCGGTGGGGGCATGCTGCTCGGCCGGTCGGCGGAGCTGTCGCACGCGCATCTGGTGGGAGACCTGCTCGCGCTGTTCGCGGGGCTGGCTTACGCGGTCTATTTTATCGGCATGGCGCGGGTGCGCGCGGCGGTGCCGCCGATGCCGGCGCTGGCATTGTCGGGAGTCGCGACCATGGCGCCGCTCTTGGTGCTGGCGATTGGGCTCGGCGAGCGGCTGGTACCTTTGGACGTGGCCGGCTGGGGGCCGCTGATCGGGCTGGCGCTGGTCAGCCAGGTGTTCGGCCAGGGGCTGATGATCTATGCGCTCGGCCGCCTGCCGCCGCTGGTGATCGGCATCACGCTGCTGCTCCAGCCGATCGTGGCGGGCGGGATCGGCTGGGCGGTCTATGGCGAGCGGCCGGGTATCCCCGACCTGATCGGCGCGCTGCTGGTCGCCGCCGCGCTGGTGCTGGTCCGGCGCGAGCCGAAGGTTGCGCCTGCCGCCGGGCAGACTAGATCGGTGGCCTGA
- a CDS encoding COQ9 family protein has translation MATAAFEDATLDELRAALAPVVAANAAFDGWAPAAVTMAAEQLGIDPDVARAAMPSPLDMIDAWFAHIDRLMMERLPADTLAAMKIRQRITALVEARLAAVAPQREALRRALAILAMPQNLARATRLGWRSVDLMWRLAGDTATDYNHYTKRATLGAVYGSTVTVFLDDESEGWADTRAFLSRRIDNIMQFEKAKAQWVGRASSERRLSLSRFIGRLRYPAV, from the coding sequence ATGGCGACCGCAGCATTCGAAGACGCGACGCTGGACGAACTGCGCGCTGCGCTGGCGCCGGTGGTGGCCGCGAACGCCGCGTTCGACGGCTGGGCGCCGGCCGCGGTGACCATGGCGGCCGAGCAGCTGGGTATCGACCCGGACGTCGCCCGCGCGGCGATGCCGAGCCCCCTCGACATGATCGACGCCTGGTTCGCGCATATCGACCGGCTGATGATGGAGCGGCTGCCCGCGGACACGCTCGCTGCGATGAAGATCCGCCAGCGCATCACCGCGCTGGTCGAGGCGCGACTCGCGGCGGTCGCGCCTCAGCGGGAGGCACTGCGCCGGGCGCTCGCCATCCTGGCGATGCCGCAGAACCTGGCGCGTGCCACGCGGCTGGGCTGGCGCAGCGTCGACCTGATGTGGCGGCTCGCGGGCGACACCGCGACCGACTATAACCACTATACCAAGCGCGCGACGCTGGGGGCGGTCTATGGCAGTACGGTCACCGTGTTCCTGGACGACGAGAGCGAGGGCTGGGCGGATACCCGCGCGTTCCTGTCGCGGCGGATCGACAACATCATGCAGTTCGAAAAGGCCAAGGCGCAATGGGTCGGCCGGGCGTCGAGCGAGCGGCGGCTGAGCCTGTCGCGCTTCATCGGCCGGCTGCGCTATCCGGCCGTTTGA
- a CDS encoding FeoA family protein, which produces MLSPNASLSHLAQRQHARVAGVDWDALQPAEARRLREFGLDEGVEIELLHRAWLGGGPVACRIGRMMVALRPHVAAAIRVTLAVD; this is translated from the coding sequence ATGCTTTCGCCCAACGCCAGCCTCTCGCACCTCGCCCAGCGCCAGCATGCGCGCGTGGCGGGGGTGGATTGGGATGCGCTGCAGCCCGCCGAGGCGCGGCGGCTGCGCGAGTTCGGCCTGGACGAGGGCGTGGAGATCGAGCTGCTGCACCGCGCATGGCTCGGCGGCGGGCCGGTCGCCTGTCGCATCGGGCGGATGATGGTGGCGCTGCGCCCCCATGTCGCCGCCGCCATTCGCGTCACCCTGGCCGTCGACTGA
- the feoB gene encoding ferrous iron transporter B, which translates to MNHPPLVALVGNPNAGKSALFNALTGARQKVGNYPGVTVERHSGRMALPDGRPVELVDLPGTYSLDPSSPDEAVTRDVVLGRQQGERLPDVLVVVADATNLDNHLRFVLQLKALDRPMLVALNMVDMAERDGLKFDLDALSAEIGCPVVPTVAVRKRGLDALRDALAEVLAGAPATLPPPLDSFDADIRHFQREARRVAGVAITEQPRARAVTRSMDAIALHPVFGPIILLTLMFVMFQAVFSWSEAPIGWIEGLQGWLADTAVATLPENFLRDLLVEGIINGVGSVVVFLPQILILFLFILVLEASGYMVRAAFLMDRLMASVGLSGRAFIPLLSSFACAIPGIMATRAIDDPKERLTTILIAPLMTCSARLPVYALIIGAFIPARQVAPGVGLQGLVLFVLYLAGIVGAVLAAFVLRRTLAKGQGGGFMMEMPRYQMPSLRDVALGLWHRGYVFLRRAGTTIMTVTIALWLLASYPVAPEGVKQSEYSAAGRIASGLEVVLKPIGFNHEMSLAVIPAMAAREVAVSALQTVYAIDAADEEQGAQELGGRLSGRWSLPTALAFLAWFVFAPQCLSTIAVTRRETNGWRVPGLMLAYLFGLAYAAAGITYWSAVALGL; encoded by the coding sequence ATGAACCACCCACCGCTGGTCGCGCTCGTCGGCAACCCCAATGCCGGCAAGAGCGCCTTGTTCAACGCGCTCACCGGCGCGCGCCAGAAGGTGGGCAATTATCCGGGCGTGACCGTGGAGCGCCATTCCGGGCGCATGGCGCTGCCCGACGGCCGGCCGGTCGAGCTGGTCGACCTGCCCGGCACCTACAGCCTCGACCCCTCCAGCCCCGATGAGGCGGTGACCCGCGACGTCGTGCTCGGCCGCCAGCAGGGCGAGCGGCTGCCCGACGTGCTGGTGGTGGTGGCGGACGCCACCAACCTCGACAATCACCTGCGCTTCGTCCTCCAATTGAAGGCGCTGGACCGGCCGATGCTGGTCGCGCTCAACATGGTCGACATGGCCGAGCGCGACGGGCTGAAGTTCGACCTCGACGCGCTGTCGGCCGAGATCGGCTGCCCGGTGGTGCCGACGGTGGCGGTGCGCAAGCGCGGGCTCGATGCGTTGCGCGACGCGCTGGCCGAGGTGCTGGCGGGTGCGCCCGCGACGCTGCCGCCGCCGCTCGACAGCTTCGACGCCGACATCCGCCATTTCCAGCGCGAGGCGCGCCGCGTCGCAGGCGTCGCGATCACCGAGCAGCCGCGTGCGCGTGCCGTGACGCGATCGATGGACGCCATCGCGCTGCACCCGGTGTTCGGGCCGATCATCCTGCTCACGCTGATGTTCGTGATGTTCCAGGCCGTGTTCAGCTGGTCGGAAGCGCCGATCGGCTGGATCGAGGGGCTGCAGGGCTGGCTCGCCGACACGGCGGTGGCGACGCTGCCGGAGAATTTCCTACGCGACCTTTTGGTCGAGGGCATCATCAACGGCGTCGGCTCCGTCGTGGTGTTCTTGCCGCAGATCCTGATCCTGTTCCTGTTCATCCTGGTGCTGGAGGCATCGGGCTACATGGTCCGCGCCGCGTTCCTGATGGACCGGCTGATGGCGAGCGTCGGGCTGTCGGGGCGTGCGTTCATCCCGCTGCTCTCCTCCTTTGCCTGCGCGATCCCCGGCATCATGGCGACGCGCGCGATCGACGATCCCAAGGAGCGGCTGACCACCATATTGATCGCGCCGCTGATGACCTGTTCGGCGCGCTTGCCGGTCTATGCGCTGATCATCGGCGCGTTCATCCCCGCGCGGCAGGTGGCGCCGGGAGTCGGCTTGCAGGGGCTGGTGCTGTTCGTCCTCTACCTCGCCGGCATCGTCGGCGCGGTGCTCGCCGCCTTCGTGCTGCGGCGGACGCTGGCCAAGGGCCAGGGCGGCGGCTTCATGATGGAGATGCCGCGCTACCAGATGCCGTCGCTGCGCGACGTGGCGCTGGGGCTGTGGCATCGCGGCTATGTGTTCCTGCGGCGTGCGGGCACGACGATCATGACCGTCACGATCGCGCTGTGGCTGCTCGCCTCCTATCCGGTCGCACCGGAGGGCGTGAAGCAGAGCGAATATTCGGCCGCCGGGCGGATCGCGTCGGGGCTGGAGGTCGTGCTCAAGCCGATCGGCTTCAACCACGAGATGTCGCTGGCGGTGATCCCGGCGATGGCGGCGCGTGAGGTCGCGGTGTCGGCGCTCCAGACCGTCTATGCGATCGATGCGGCCGACGAGGAACAGGGTGCGCAGGAACTGGGCGGGCGGCTGTCGGGCCGGTGGAGCCTGCCGACCGCGCTCGCCTTCCTCGCCTGGTTCGTGTTCGCGCCGCAGTGCCTCTCGACGATCGCGGTCACCCGGCGGGAGACCAACGGGTGGCGGGTGCCGGGGCTGATGCTCGCGTACCTGTTCGGGCTCGCCTATGCGGCGGCGGGGATCACGTACTGGAGCGCGGTGGCGCTGGGGTTGTAG
- a CDS encoding DUF4169 family protein, which yields MAEIINLNRARKARARAEKAAEADANRHRFGRTNAQKAAEAQDRDRAERTLDGARRDETPE from the coding sequence ATGGCCGAGATCATCAACCTGAACCGCGCGCGCAAGGCACGCGCCCGCGCCGAAAAGGCAGCAGAGGCCGACGCCAACCGCCACCGCTTCGGCCGCACCAATGCGCAGAAGGCGGCGGAAGCGCAGGACCGCGACCGGGCCGAGCGCACCCTCGACGGGGCGAGGCGCGACGAAACACCGGAGTAA
- the ssb gene encoding single-stranded DNA-binding protein, whose product MAGSVNKVILVGNLGRDPESRSFQNGGKVVNLRIATSESWKDRNSGERKEKTEWHSVAIFNEGLANVAERFLRKGSKVYIEGQLQTRKWQDQNGQDKYSTEIVLQGFNSVLTMLDGPGGGQGGGGGSRGGDDFGGGDDFGGGSGGRGGSFNSGGGRSGGGGGRSGGGSSGGGFGGGFGDDLDDDVPF is encoded by the coding sequence ATGGCCGGCAGCGTCAACAAGGTCATTCTGGTCGGCAACCTGGGCCGCGACCCGGAATCGCGCAGCTTCCAGAACGGCGGCAAGGTGGTGAACCTGCGCATCGCCACGTCCGAATCGTGGAAGGACCGCAACTCGGGCGAGCGCAAGGAAAAGACCGAGTGGCACTCGGTCGCGATCTTCAACGAAGGCCTGGCGAACGTCGCCGAGCGCTTCCTGCGCAAGGGATCGAAGGTCTACATCGAAGGCCAGTTGCAGACCCGCAAGTGGCAGGACCAGAACGGCCAGGACAAATACTCGACCGAAATCGTGCTGCAGGGCTTCAATTCGGTGCTGACCATGCTCGACGGTCCGGGCGGCGGCCAGGGTGGCGGCGGCGGTAGCCGCGGTGGCGACGACTTCGGCGGTGGTGATGACTTCGGCGGCGGCTCGGGCGGTCGTGGTGGCAGCTTCAACAGCGGCGGCGGGCGTAGCGGTGGCGGTGGTGGTCGCTCGGGCGGCGGCAGCAGTGGTGGCGGCTTCGGCGGCGGCTTCGGCGACGACCTGGACGACGACGTGCCGTTCTGA
- the metW gene encoding methionine biosynthesis protein MetW: MTALRPDLAVIAANVAEGARVLDVGCGDGALMAALRDSRHVDARGLEIDAGNVAAAVARGLSVVQGDADADLAGYPDASFDYAILSQTLQTTMRPHVVLDHLLRIGRRAFVSFPNFAHWRVRASLLWGGRMPVTRLLPVPWYETPNIHHVTIDDFRAFVKARGITVEDAWFLKGDRRTSAAAANFRAEHAVFLLRR; this comes from the coding sequence ATGACCGCGCTACGCCCCGACCTCGCCGTCATCGCCGCCAACGTGGCAGAGGGCGCGCGCGTGCTCGACGTCGGCTGCGGCGACGGCGCGCTGATGGCAGCCTTGCGCGACAGCCGCCACGTAGACGCGCGCGGGCTGGAGATCGATGCCGGCAACGTCGCTGCCGCGGTCGCGCGCGGGCTGTCGGTGGTGCAGGGGGATGCGGACGCGGATCTCGCCGGCTATCCGGACGCGAGCTTCGACTATGCGATCCTCAGCCAGACGCTGCAGACGACGATGCGCCCGCACGTGGTGCTCGACCATCTGCTGCGCATCGGCCGCCGCGCGTTCGTGTCCTTCCCGAACTTCGCGCACTGGCGGGTGCGCGCATCGCTGCTGTGGGGCGGGCGCATGCCGGTCACGCGGCTGCTGCCGGTGCCGTGGTACGAGACGCCGAACATCCACCACGTCACCATCGACGACTTCCGCGCATTCGTGAAAGCGCGCGGGATCACCGTCGAGGACGCCTGGTTCCTGAAGGGCGACCGCCGCACCAGCGCCGCCGCCGCCAACTTCCGCGCCGAACACGCCGTCTTCCTGCTCCGGCGCTAG
- a CDS encoding GNAT family N-acetyltransferase → MTDISIDKSRLQLDRIHGWLSTTYWSPGIARDLVERAIAGSTCAGAYCDGTQIGFARAITDGATFAWLADVFVDEAARGQGVGRAMVSHLVELPKLAGLRRWMLVTRDAHGVYQSLGFAPLDDATRYMERPANAAPLAVANA, encoded by the coding sequence ATGACCGACATTTCCATCGACAAGAGCCGCCTGCAACTCGACCGCATCCACGGCTGGCTTTCCACCACCTACTGGTCGCCCGGCATCGCCCGCGATCTGGTCGAGCGCGCGATCGCCGGCTCGACCTGTGCCGGCGCCTATTGCGACGGCACGCAGATCGGCTTTGCCCGCGCCATCACCGACGGCGCGACCTTTGCCTGGCTCGCCGACGTTTTCGTGGACGAGGCGGCGCGGGGCCAGGGCGTCGGCCGTGCGATGGTGTCGCACCTGGTGGAGCTGCCCAAGCTTGCCGGCCTGCGCCGCTGGATGCTGGTCACCCGCGACGCTCACGGCGTCTACCAGTCGCTCGGCTTCGCGCCGCTCGACGATGCCACCCGCTATATGGAGCGGCCAGCCAACGCCGCACCGCTGGCCGTAGCAAACGCATGA
- the metX gene encoding homoserine O-acetyltransferase MetX, producing MSDERFGLRRRALLAGPLPLDGGASLPAVEIGYETYGTLSPAADNAVLVCHALTGDQYLASDHPVTGKPGWWTRMVGPGKPIDTDRWFVICSNVLGSCMGSSGPASVDPTTGEQWGMAFPVITIRDMVRAQALLLDHLGIGRLAAVVGGSMGGMQALSWAATFPERVEAAVVIAATARHSAQNIAFHEVGRQAIMADPKWRNGAYYESGDPPAAGLAVARMAAHITYLSEAGLTAKFGRRLQARPDGQAGAKTFGFDADFQVESYLRHQGLAFTDRFDANSYLYITRALDYFDLAEEHGGMLANAFRDTATRFCIVSFDTDWLYPTAESRVMVQALNAAGARASFVELSSPFGHDAFLLESPELDRVVRGFLTWGRA from the coding sequence ATGTCGGACGAACGCTTCGGTCTGCGCCGCCGCGCGCTGCTTGCCGGCCCGCTGCCGCTCGACGGCGGCGCGTCGCTGCCCGCAGTCGAGATCGGCTATGAGACTTATGGCACGCTGTCGCCCGCGGCCGACAATGCGGTGCTGGTCTGCCACGCGCTGACCGGCGACCAGTATCTCGCCTCCGACCACCCCGTCACCGGCAAGCCTGGGTGGTGGACGCGCATGGTCGGGCCCGGCAAGCCGATCGACACCGATCGCTGGTTCGTGATCTGCTCCAACGTGCTCGGCAGCTGCATGGGCTCCTCGGGACCCGCGTCGGTCGATCCCACGACGGGCGAGCAGTGGGGCATGGCCTTCCCGGTCATCACCATCCGCGACATGGTGCGCGCACAAGCCCTGCTGCTCGACCACCTCGGCATCGGCCGGCTGGCAGCGGTGGTCGGGGGGTCGATGGGCGGCATGCAGGCGCTGTCCTGGGCCGCCACCTTCCCCGAGCGCGTCGAGGCCGCCGTGGTGATCGCCGCCACCGCGCGCCATTCCGCGCAGAACATCGCCTTCCACGAAGTGGGGCGCCAGGCGATCATGGCCGACCCCAAATGGCGCAACGGCGCCTATTACGAGAGCGGCGACCCGCCCGCCGCCGGCCTCGCCGTCGCGCGCATGGCCGCGCACATCACCTATCTGTCGGAGGCCGGACTCACCGCCAAGTTCGGCCGCCGCCTCCAGGCGCGCCCCGACGGACAAGCCGGCGCCAAGACCTTCGGCTTCGACGCCGATTTCCAGGTCGAAAGCTATCTGCGCCACCAGGGCCTCGCCTTCACCGACCGGTTCGACGCCAACTCCTACCTCTACATCACCCGCGCGCTCGACTATTTCGACCTCGCCGAGGAGCATGGCGGCATGCTCGCCAACGCGTTTCGCGACACCGCCACGCGCTTCTGCATCGTCAGCTTCGACACCGACTGGCTCTACCCGACCGCCGAGTCGCGCGTGATGGTCCAGGCATTGAACGCCGCCGGCGCCCGCGCCAGTTTCGTCGAGCTCTCCAGCCCCTTCGGCCACGACGCCTTCCTGCTCGAATCGCCCGAGCTCGACCGGGTGGTGCGCGGCTTCCTGACCTGGGGTCGCGCATGA
- a CDS encoding TIGR01244 family sulfur transferase, whose amino-acid sequence MIRTIDSKVSVAPQILPEQMPDIAAAGFVAIVNNRPDDEEPGQPSGAEIHAAAEAAGLAYTAIPVTHAGFGHGQLDAMRAALDAADGPVLAYCRSGTRSCNLWALAEAKAGGDPAELVAKAEGAGYDLSGIRPTLDALSGR is encoded by the coding sequence ATGATCCGCACCATCGACAGCAAGGTCTCCGTCGCCCCCCAGATCCTCCCTGAGCAGATGCCGGACATCGCCGCCGCCGGCTTCGTCGCGATCGTCAACAACCGCCCCGATGACGAAGAGCCGGGCCAGCCCTCCGGAGCCGAGATCCATGCGGCGGCCGAAGCCGCCGGCCTCGCCTACACCGCCATTCCCGTGACCCACGCCGGCTTCGGCCACGGCCAGCTGGACGCGATGCGCGCCGCGCTCGATGCCGCAGATGGCCCGGTGCTCGCCTATTGCCGCTCGGGCACGCGCTCCTGCAACCTGTGGGCGCTGGCCGAGGCGAAGGCCGGCGGCGACCCGGCCGAGCTGGTCGCGAAGGCCGAGGGTGCGGGCTACGACCTGTCCGGTATCCGTCCCACCCTGGACGCGCTGAGCGGCCGGTGA
- the recQ gene encoding DNA helicase RecQ, which yields MPADPVSVLQSTFGFPGFRGVQGQVVERVLAGQRTLAVMPTGAGKSLTYQLPSVVLDGTCVVISPLIALMHDQLRAATAVGIRAGTLTSVDENRQETIARFRAGELDLLYVAPERASSGHFRDLLAQAPLSLFAIDEAHCVSEWGHDFRPDYRLLRPLFDQFPEVPRLALTATADAHTRADILEQLGIPEEGMIVAGFDRPNIRYAITPRDNTTRQIADILAEHPGPGIVYAPTRAATERLAAALSTPKREVRAYHAGLDPAVRQRNQADFVASEDMVMVATVAFGMGIDKPDVRFVAHAGLPKSIEGYYQETGRAGRDGDPAVAHLFWGADDFARARQRIGEVEPERQPGERARLNALGALVETAGCRRAILLAHFGETPPDSCGNCDNCLNPPAAVDATETARKFLSAVFRTGQMFGVGYIEQVLQGQSTERSMTNGHEALSVWGIVEAEEAHLLKPVARALLLRDAIRANPHGGLEFGPGARGLLKGEATLKLVLPPKRERRRRGAAGATPNPIGNPLFEALRRRRRELAEEASVPPYVIFHDSVLRDMATMRPSSLQALGRITGVGARKLEAYGDAFLQVIREAA from the coding sequence ATGCCCGCCGATCCCGTGTCCGTTCTCCAGTCGACCTTCGGCTTCCCCGGCTTTCGCGGTGTCCAGGGCCAGGTGGTGGAGCGGGTGCTCGCCGGCCAGCGCACCCTCGCCGTCATGCCCACCGGCGCCGGCAAGTCGCTTACCTACCAGCTGCCCTCGGTAGTGCTCGACGGCACCTGCGTGGTGATCTCGCCGCTCATCGCGCTGATGCACGACCAGCTGCGTGCCGCGACCGCGGTCGGCATCCGCGCCGGCACGCTGACCTCCGTCGACGAAAACCGCCAGGAGACGATCGCCCGCTTCCGCGCCGGCGAGCTCGACCTGCTCTATGTAGCCCCGGAGCGCGCCTCCAGCGGCCACTTCCGCGACCTGCTCGCTCAGGCGCCCTTGAGCCTGTTCGCGATCGACGAGGCGCATTGCGTCAGCGAATGGGGTCACGACTTCCGCCCCGACTATCGCCTGCTGCGCCCGCTGTTCGACCAGTTCCCGGAGGTGCCACGCCTCGCGCTCACCGCCACTGCCGACGCCCACACCCGCGCCGACATCCTCGAGCAGCTGGGCATTCCCGAAGAGGGGATGATCGTCGCCGGTTTCGACCGGCCCAACATCCGCTACGCGATCACCCCGCGCGACAACACCACGCGCCAGATCGCCGACATCCTCGCCGAGCATCCCGGCCCCGGCATCGTCTATGCCCCGACCCGCGCCGCGACCGAGCGGCTGGCCGCCGCACTCTCGACCCCCAAGCGCGAGGTGCGCGCCTATCACGCCGGCCTCGACCCGGCCGTCCGCCAGCGCAACCAGGCGGACTTCGTCGCGAGCGAGGACATGGTGATGGTCGCCACCGTCGCCTTCGGCATGGGCATCGACAAGCCCGACGTCCGCTTCGTCGCGCACGCGGGGCTCCCGAAGTCGATCGAGGGCTATTACCAGGAAACCGGCCGCGCCGGCCGCGACGGCGACCCGGCGGTCGCGCATCTGTTCTGGGGCGCCGACGACTTCGCGCGCGCCCGCCAGCGCATCGGCGAGGTCGAGCCCGAGCGCCAGCCCGGCGAACGCGCGCGCCTCAATGCGCTCGGCGCGCTGGTCGAGACCGCTGGCTGCCGCCGCGCGATCCTGCTCGCCCACTTCGGTGAGACGCCGCCCGACAGCTGCGGCAACTGCGACAATTGCCTCAACCCGCCCGCTGCCGTCGACGCCACGGAAACGGCGCGCAAGTTCCTGTCGGCGGTGTTCCGCACCGGCCAGATGTTCGGCGTCGGCTATATCGAGCAGGTGCTCCAGGGCCAGTCGACCGAGCGCAGCATGACCAACGGCCATGAGGCGCTGTCGGTATGGGGCATCGTCGAGGCGGAGGAAGCGCATCTCCTCAAACCCGTCGCCCGCGCCCTGCTGCTGCGCGACGCCATCCGCGCCAATCCGCACGGCGGGCTCGAGTTCGGCCCCGGCGCGCGCGGCCTGCTGAAAGGCGAGGCGACCCTCAAGCTCGTCCTCCCGCCCAAGCGCGAGCGCCGCCGCCGCGGTGCTGCCGGCGCTACCCCCAACCCGATCGGCAATCCGCTGTTCGAGGCGCTGCGCCGCCGCCGTCGTGAGCTTGCCGAAGAGGCGTCGGTGCCGCCCTACGTCATCTTCCACGACTCCGTCCTGCGCGACATGGCGACGATGCGCCCGTCGAGCCTTCAGGCGCTCGGCCGCATCACCGGCGTTGGCGCGCGCAAGCTGGAGGCGTATGGCGACGCCTTTCTCCAGGTCATCCGCGAGGCAGCATGA